One window of the Primulina eburnea isolate SZY01 chromosome 18, ASM2296580v1, whole genome shotgun sequence genome contains the following:
- the LOC140819989 gene encoding ubiquitin-fold modifier-conjugating enzyme 1, giving the protein MEGWDPTTKSTLTQIPLLSVKAGPRDGGAWTQRLKEEYKALIAYTSMNKSKDNDWFRISAANPEGTRWTGKCWYIHNLLKYEFDLQFDIPVTYPATAPELELPQLDGKTQKMYRGGKICLTVHFKPLWAKNCPRFGIAHALCLGLAPWLAAEIPILVDSGMIKHKDDAASSSNETS; this is encoded by the exons ATGGAGGGATGGGACCCAACAACGAAATCGACACTGACCCAGATCCCTCTACTCTCCGTGAAAGCGGGCCCACGCGACGGCGGCGCTTGGACGCAGCGGCTGAAGGAGGAGTACAAGGCGCTCATTGCGTACACCTCGATGAACAAATCTAAAGACAACGATTGGTTCCGGATCTCCGCCGCCAATCCCGAAGGAACACGTTGGACGGGGAAATGTTGGTACATCCACAATCTTCTAAAATATGAGTTCGACTTGCAGTTCGATATTCCCGTCACGTATCCTGCTACCGCGCCTGAACTCGAATTGCCTCAGCTCGATGGAAAAACGCAGaag ATGTATAGAGGAGGGAAAATATGCCTTACGGTGCATTTTAAGCCGCTTTGGGCCAAAAATTG TCCTAGGTTTGGCATAGCACATGCACTTTGTCTGGGTCTTGCTCCCTGGCTGGCTGCAGAAATTCCGATTCTTGTCGATTCTGGAATGATCAAGCACAAAGACGATGCAGCATCATCATCCAACGAAACTTCGTGA
- the LOC140819082 gene encoding uncharacterized mitochondrial protein AtMg00860-like, producing MVTDRGIEVNPEKIQAIVDMPSPQSVRDVQKLTGRIAALSRFISRSAHRSYPFFQILRKAQKFGWDDNCEQAFQDLKKHLAELPVLAKPEPGEKLWVYLSATEVAISSVFIKEEGTHQKPILC from the coding sequence ATGGTCACGGACCGAGGAATTGAGGTTAACCCGGAGAAAATCCAAGCCATCGTGGACATGCCCTCTCCTCAGTCTGTCCGGGATGTGCAAAAACTGACAGGAAGAATTGCAGCCCTGTCACGCTTCATTTCCCGATCTGCCCACCGgagttatcctttctttcaaatCCTGAGAAAGGCGCAGAAATTCGGTTGGGATGACAATTGCGAGCAGGCCTTTCAAGATTTGAAAAAACATCTGGCTGAACTGCCCGTTCTGGCAAAGCCTGAGCCCGGGGAAAAATTGTGGGTCTATCTCTCCGCTACTGAAGTTGCTATTAGCTCCGTATTCATCAAAGAGGAAGGGACCCATCAGAAGCCTATATTATGTTAG